A part of Capsicum annuum cultivar UCD-10X-F1 chromosome 6, UCD10Xv1.1, whole genome shotgun sequence genomic DNA contains:
- the LOC124899590 gene encoding putative F-box/LRR-repeat protein At3g18150 — protein sequence MEGTDEISKLPEPILDHILSFLAIKDAAKTSTLSKFWNSVWTNLSCLDFGDNYLHKSKKIVDQILSNRLNQKISIKRFKANLPIYLSKAVDDWIKVLVTCNIKELFLDIGVYAYNKSPEAIFAAKSLNVLSLRGFKLERIKFYFLRELYLEDSSLDEQFFQALCAICSDLEVLSLKRFSGLISLQVAGTFPKLRTVKLQTCPPKFRKVDIVAPNVENLYISSFGLDLHLIEITACKSLTRLKLTAVAVNDKCCRVKVLKVFACYHLIAVELDDAPNLLRFSYDIHHGKKGLVAYFDPSPIFKLKASRLLEVEIKLIPDPEALDTRWYSKLTESLGNFNNSTATTLRCDYDQVIVIPKDMRENLLPPLYGTKRMQIKIMDRTNYSIVDVVDSLLWIFPQLDTLSVDKGQSLQSLIKFTYRDAADDEVSNIEQIIIELSNVCDCPGAQLDQLIE from the exons ATGGAAGGGACAGATGAAATTTCCAAGCTGCCAGAGCCAATTTTGGATCACATTCTGTCTTTCCTTGCTATTAAAGACGCTGCGAAAACTAGTACATTGTCCAAGTTTTGGAACAGTGTTTGGACTAACCTCTCATGCTTAGATTTTGGTGATAATTATTTACATAAGTCCAAAAAAATTGTGGATCAAATTCTATCGAATCGGCTAAACCAGAAGATCTCTATTAAAAGGTTCAAGGCAAATTTACCAATTTATCTGTCTAAGGCTGTGGATGATTGGATTAAAGTACTTGTAACCTGTAATATCAAAGAGTTGTTTTTAGATATTGGTGTATACGCTTACAACAAGTCTCCTGAAGCAATCTTTGCTGCCAAATCTTTAAATGTGCTTAGCTTACGTGGATTTAAGCTCGAACGCATAAAGTTTTATTTTCTGCGGGAGTTGTACCTCGAGGACTCATCTTTGGATGAGCAATTTTTTCAAGCTCTATGTGCAATTTGTAGTGATTTAGAAGTTTTGTCTCTCAAGAGATTTAGTGGACTGATTAGTTTACAAGTTGCTGGAACTTTTCCTAAACTAAGGACAGTAAAGTTGCAAACTTGCCCTCCGAAATTCAGGAAGGTTGATATTGTAGCACCTAATGTAGAAAACCTTTACATTAGCTCATTTGGTCTAGACCTACATTTAATTGAGATAACTGCTTGCAAATCTTTAACGCGTTTGAAGCTCACTGCTGTGGCTGTCAATGACAAATG TTGTCGTGTTAAGGTTCTGAAAGTATTCGCGTGTTATCATTTGATTGCGGTTGAACTGGATGATGCTCCTAACTTGTTAAGATTCTCCTATGATATTCATCATGGAAAGAAGGGACTCGTAGCCTATTTTGATCCCTCGCCAATATTCAAATTGAAAGCGTCGCGATTGCTGGAAGTTGAGATCAAATTGATCCCGGATCCAGAAGCCCTTGACACTCGTTGGTACTCTAAGCTCACAGAGTCTCTTGGTAACTTTAATAATTCAACAGCCACTACACTAAGGTGCGACTATGACCAG GTGATAGTTATACCAAAAGACATGAGAGAAAACTTGCTTCCTCCGCTTTATGGTACTAAGCGTATGCAGATAAAAATCATGGATCGGACAAATTACTCTATTGTGGACGTTGTTGATAGTTTACTTTGGATTTTTCCTCAACTGGACACCCTATCTGTTGATAAGGGTCAAAGCTTACAGAGCTTGATCAAG TTTACATACAGAGATGCAGCTGACGATGAAG ttTCAAACATTGAGCAAATTATCATAGAACTTTCTAATGTGTGTGATTGTCCGGGTGCACAGCTGGACCAACTGATAGAGTAG
- the LOC107876111 gene encoding uncharacterized protein LOC107876111 isoform X1, producing the protein MERVKKVEVIKKTIDQLMKEERLQSKTCHLLDESFIAVDADDDDHGDEAHHRQQLLSQILTQLDSLKEETPVDQMNQSTNLEEAPVEAEEDGEKEEKVIKELRKIQKQNFITQCLLSAMLVFTLTWQLSEVSLILKMKDGLNHPFRSIGSMFTSWIKGPTPVKLNGREGDLNDSAKQLKHQVEAMSLSKLKVPEFPHMELPHMELPSLDFIHEDD; encoded by the exons ATGGAAAGGGTGAAGAAAGTGGAGGTGATAAAGAAAACAATCGATCAATTAATGAAAGAAGAACGACTCCAATCAAAAACATGTCATCTTCTTGATGAAAGCTTTATTGCCGTTGATGCCGATGACGATGATCATGGTGATGAAGCCCACCACCGCCAACAACTCCTCTCCCAAATTTTAACTCAA CTGGATTCATTGAAAGAAGAAACCCCAGTTGATCAAATGAATCAATCAACAAACTTAGAAGAAGCTCCGGTTGAAGCTGAAGAAGacggagaaaaagaagaaaaggttaTAAAAGAACTAAGGAAGATTCAGAAGCAGAATTTTATCACTCAATGCCTTTTATCAGCCATGCTTGTCTTCACCTTGACATGGCAACTATCCGAGGTCTCTCTCattttaaaaatgaaagatgGATTAAATCATCCTTTTAGATCCATTGGTAGTATGTTTACTAGCTGGATTAAGGGCCCTACACCTGTTAAATTAAATGGCCGAGAAGGTGATCTAAACGACTCTGCAAAGCAGCTTAAACATCAAGTTGAGGCTATGTCTCTCTCGAAGCTAAAAGTTCCAGAGTTTCCACATATGGAGTTGCCACATATGGAATTGCCTTCTCTGGACTTCATCCATGAAGATGACTAG
- the LOC107876111 gene encoding uncharacterized protein LOC107876111 isoform X2, with protein sequence MTRELLLKCYTRKINLLFTVIIIIKLDSLKEETPVDQMNQSTNLEEAPVEAEEDGEKEEKVIKELRKIQKQNFITQCLLSAMLVFTLTWQLSEVSLILKMKDGLNHPFRSIGSMFTSWIKGPTPVKLNGREGDLNDSAKQLKHQVEAMSLSKLKVPEFPHMELPHMELPSLDFIHEDD encoded by the exons ATGACAAGAGAGCTACTCCTTAAATGCTATACCAGAAAGATCAATCTTCTTTTCaccgtcatcatcatcatcaaa CTGGATTCATTGAAAGAAGAAACCCCAGTTGATCAAATGAATCAATCAACAAACTTAGAAGAAGCTCCGGTTGAAGCTGAAGAAGacggagaaaaagaagaaaaggttaTAAAAGAACTAAGGAAGATTCAGAAGCAGAATTTTATCACTCAATGCCTTTTATCAGCCATGCTTGTCTTCACCTTGACATGGCAACTATCCGAGGTCTCTCTCattttaaaaatgaaagatgGATTAAATCATCCTTTTAGATCCATTGGTAGTATGTTTACTAGCTGGATTAAGGGCCCTACACCTGTTAAATTAAATGGCCGAGAAGGTGATCTAAACGACTCTGCAAAGCAGCTTAAACATCAAGTTGAGGCTATGTCTCTCTCGAAGCTAAAAGTTCCAGAGTTTCCACATATGGAGTTGCCACATATGGAATTGCCTTCTCTGGACTTCATCCATGAAGATGACTAG